A genomic window from Sulfurospirillum multivorans DSM 12446 includes:
- a CDS encoding aminodeoxychorismate/anthranilate synthase component II, with the protein MVLMIDNYDSFTYNIVQYCLELGADLKVIRNDELSVEEIEALHPEKIIISPGPATPNEAGVSLDVIKYFGGKIPILGICLGHQAIGQAFGGKVVRAKRMMHGKTSITKQLHNSCLFDGLPEMFTTTRYHSLTVEQEGLPDVVVPTAYSTDDHEIMALQIKDKQIYGVQFHPESILSEHGHAILNNFLKL; encoded by the coding sequence ATGGTATTGATGATAGATAACTACGACAGTTTTACCTACAACATTGTGCAGTATTGCTTAGAACTCGGGGCTGATCTTAAAGTGATTCGCAATGATGAGCTGAGTGTTGAAGAGATTGAAGCGTTACATCCTGAAAAAATTATTATTTCCCCAGGCCCTGCAACGCCAAATGAAGCAGGTGTCAGCTTAGATGTCATCAAATACTTTGGCGGGAAAATCCCTATTTTAGGCATTTGTTTGGGACATCAAGCCATTGGGCAAGCCTTTGGTGGTAAAGTCGTGCGTGCTAAACGCATGATGCATGGTAAGACCTCCATCACCAAACAACTTCACAATAGCTGTCTATTTGATGGACTTCCTGAAATGTTTACGACAACGCGTTATCATTCATTGACCGTTGAGCAAGAAGGGTTGCCTGACGTAGTCGTTCCAACCGCGTATAGTACGGACGATCATGAGATTATGGCACTGCAAATTAAAGATAAACAAATCTATGGCGTACAGTTTCACCCCGAATCCATTTTGAGTGAGCACGGACATGCCATCTTAAATAACTTTTTAAAACTATGA
- a CDS encoding MFS transporter: MSSFYLLKTKRFAPLFVVQFLGAFNDNIFKNTLAILVTFHAASWTSLPLGILAPLIGAIFILPFFIFSGLAGALADKYDKAALARLVKLLEFGLMSIATLGFYMHWFSLLLVVVFGMGLHSTLFGPIKYAIIPQHMGENELVMANALVESGTFGAILLGTLGGGLIAASAYGGIIAGIMGMSIALIGYVCSRYIPTAPSLNAQMSLSYNIFSQTAQTLKLAYANKTVFLSIIAISWFWLYGALLLSQFPAFVKIVLVGDETTVTLLLSLFTIGIGVGSFLCEKLSHHTIRPSLIILGVFGMGFFGIDFALTSSSFVPVEALFSSSTFWHILIDLTLIALFGGLFSVPLYAIMQSQSDPAFRSRIIAANNILNALFMVLGAVLTMVLLDASWRIPEVFLSAAIGTGIIATWIAWVIYKRID, from the coding sequence ATGAGCTCCTTTTATCTTTTAAAAACAAAGCGATTTGCGCCTTTGTTTGTGGTGCAGTTTTTAGGTGCGTTTAACGACAACATTTTCAAAAATACCCTCGCCATTTTGGTGACGTTTCACGCAGCATCATGGACGAGTTTGCCATTAGGCATTTTAGCGCCACTCATTGGGGCGATTTTTATCTTGCCTTTTTTCATCTTTTCAGGACTTGCAGGAGCCTTGGCAGACAAATACGACAAAGCCGCTTTAGCGCGCCTTGTTAAACTTTTGGAGTTTGGCTTGATGAGCATCGCCACGCTTGGTTTTTACATGCACTGGTTCAGCCTGCTGTTGGTCGTGGTTTTTGGCATGGGGTTACACTCAACGCTTTTTGGCCCCATCAAATACGCCATCATTCCCCAACACATGGGTGAAAATGAACTGGTCATGGCAAACGCGTTGGTCGAGTCTGGAACGTTTGGCGCCATTTTGCTAGGAACCCTTGGCGGTGGACTTATCGCGGCTTCCGCGTATGGCGGCATCATCGCAGGTATCATGGGTATGTCAATCGCGCTTATCGGCTATGTGTGCAGTCGCTACATTCCCACAGCACCTTCCTTGAATGCGCAGATGAGCCTTTCGTACAACATCTTCTCCCAAACGGCACAAACACTCAAACTGGCGTACGCGAACAAAACGGTATTTCTCTCCATCATCGCCATTTCATGGTTTTGGCTTTACGGAGCACTTTTACTTTCACAATTTCCTGCCTTTGTCAAAATCGTTTTAGTGGGCGACGAGACCACCGTAACGCTCTTACTGAGTCTCTTTACCATCGGCATCGGTGTGGGCTCTTTTCTTTGCGAGAAACTCAGCCACCATACCATTCGCCCTTCCTTGATCATACTGGGTGTTTTTGGAATGGGATTTTTCGGAATCGACTTTGCGCTCACCTCTTCGAGCTTTGTACCCGTAGAAGCACTTTTTTCAAGCAGCACCTTTTGGCATATTCTTATTGATTTAACACTCATCGCCCTTTTTGGTGGGCTCTTTAGCGTTCCTCTTTACGCCATCATGCAAAGCCAAAGTGACCCAGCATTTCGCTCACGCATCATCGCCGCTAACAACATCTTAAACGCTCTGTTTATGGTACTTGGTGCGGTACTTACGATGGTCTTATTGGACGCTTCGTGGCGAATTCCTGAAGTCTTTTTGAGCGCTGCCATTGGAACGGGAATCATAGCAACATGGATCGCTTGGGTGATATATAAACGAATTGATTAG
- the aas gene encoding bifunctional acyl-ACP--phospholipid O-acyltransferase/long-chain-fatty-acid--ACP ligase: MIKTLLRIILRFLFKIRVQGHFIANKAEPMLIIANHQSFLDGLILGVMLPVSPVFIINTQIAKNPFVRLCLMLTDHLTVDPSNPMAIKAVIRLVESGRPVVIFPEGRITTTGSLMKIYEGSAFVAVKTNATVVPVMIQGATFSTLSRMPKTYPHRLFPQITLNYCTPTKLNVPHEGTSHQRRLLSGDAMRRLMQECSFDARPANDLFGTFLEAMETHGKNKAIVEDIKQIEYTYAQLLKMALGLGRLISPITQKEEAVGVLMPTAVASLALVLGLSGMKRVPAMLNFTAGVDGLQSACTAAEIKTIVTSKAFVEQAKLAPKLEALQGVRIVYLEELKVSMRLVDKLWLMLYAIHFPCLVTSAQDEKEPAVILFTSGSEGKPKGVVLSHEALLANIAQISSIVDFSTEDKMLNALPIFHSFGLTAGSLLPIFRGMHLFMYPSPLHYRVIPEIAYDRSCTILLGTSTFLHNYARHAHPYDFYKVRYVIAGAEKLSENVRELWFEKFGLRIFEGYGATETAPVIAVNTPMAYKKGTVGQILPGIEHKLIPVPGIEEGGILHVKGANVMSGYLRAEKPGILEKPTSEAGEGWYNTGDIVSIDDVGFVQIKGRVKRFAKIAGEMISLESVEKLATLTSSGFLHASSSVPDVARGEAIVLFTTDKNLNRDALQKSAQSNGYPEIAVPRKIVHVEVLPLLGTGKTDYVTLKSMASEIA, encoded by the coding sequence ATGATCAAAACACTCCTTCGCATCATCCTTCGTTTTTTATTTAAAATTCGTGTTCAGGGGCATTTTATAGCCAACAAAGCCGAGCCGATGCTCATCATCGCCAACCATCAATCGTTTTTAGATGGCTTAATTTTAGGTGTAATGTTGCCCGTTTCGCCTGTGTTTATCATCAACACGCAAATCGCCAAAAACCCTTTTGTGAGGCTTTGCTTGATGCTCACCGATCATCTCACGGTCGATCCGTCCAATCCGATGGCGATTAAGGCAGTGATTCGTTTGGTGGAGAGCGGACGCCCTGTGGTTATTTTCCCAGAGGGGCGCATCACGACAACGGGCAGTTTGATGAAAATTTACGAAGGAAGTGCCTTTGTTGCGGTGAAAACCAATGCGACGGTCGTGCCAGTGATGATTCAAGGCGCGACGTTTAGCACGCTTTCGCGTATGCCAAAAACCTATCCACACAGGCTGTTTCCCCAGATCACATTGAACTATTGCACGCCAACCAAACTCAATGTTCCGCATGAGGGAACATCGCACCAAAGACGTCTTCTCTCAGGCGATGCGATGCGACGTTTGATGCAAGAATGCTCGTTTGACGCACGTCCTGCCAACGATCTTTTTGGCACTTTTTTAGAGGCGATGGAAACGCACGGCAAAAACAAAGCCATCGTGGAAGATATCAAGCAGATCGAATACACTTACGCGCAGCTCCTTAAAATGGCGCTAGGTTTGGGGCGACTCATAAGCCCTATCACTCAAAAAGAAGAAGCGGTGGGTGTGTTGATGCCAACGGCGGTTGCTTCGCTGGCGCTTGTTTTGGGACTTTCAGGCATGAAACGAGTGCCTGCCATGCTAAATTTCACCGCAGGTGTCGATGGCTTGCAAAGTGCGTGTACTGCGGCTGAGATCAAGACCATCGTCACATCAAAAGCCTTTGTGGAACAAGCTAAACTCGCTCCTAAATTGGAAGCATTGCAGGGTGTGCGCATTGTCTACCTCGAAGAGTTAAAAGTATCGATGCGCTTGGTGGATAAACTGTGGTTGATGCTCTATGCGATTCACTTTCCATGCCTTGTTACAAGCGCTCAAGATGAAAAAGAGCCTGCGGTGATTTTATTTACCTCTGGAAGCGAAGGCAAGCCTAAAGGCGTGGTGCTCTCGCATGAAGCACTGCTTGCCAATATCGCTCAAATCAGCTCCATCGTTGATTTTTCCACCGAAGATAAAATGCTTAATGCCCTGCCGATCTTCCACTCCTTTGGCTTAACGGCAGGCTCACTGCTTCCGATCTTTCGAGGAATGCACCTTTTTATGTACCCATCGCCGCTTCATTACCGCGTCATTCCTGAGATCGCTTATGATCGTTCTTGCACGATTTTACTAGGAACGAGTACATTCTTGCACAACTACGCACGACACGCGCATCCGTACGATTTTTATAAAGTGCGTTATGTCATCGCTGGGGCGGAAAAACTCTCTGAAAACGTGCGCGAGCTTTGGTTTGAGAAGTTTGGTTTGCGCATTTTTGAAGGGTACGGTGCAACCGAAACAGCACCTGTCATCGCAGTCAATACGCCGATGGCGTACAAAAAAGGCACCGTGGGGCAGATCTTGCCGGGCATTGAGCATAAACTCATTCCCGTTCCTGGCATCGAGGAGGGTGGCATCTTACATGTAAAAGGTGCGAATGTCATGAGCGGCTATTTGCGCGCTGAAAAACCGGGCATTTTGGAAAAACCGACCTCCGAAGCAGGCGAGGGGTGGTACAACACGGGAGACATTGTGAGCATCGATGATGTGGGCTTTGTGCAGATCAAAGGGCGTGTCAAACGCTTCGCCAAGATCGCAGGCGAGATGATTTCTCTGGAATCCGTCGAAAAACTAGCGACGCTGACCTCCAGTGGCTTTTTGCATGCAAGCTCATCGGTGCCTGATGTCGCCAGAGGCGAAGCGATCGTACTGTTTACGACCGATAAAAACCTCAATCGTGATGCGTTGCAAAAAAGTGCGCAAAGCAACGGATACCCCGAAATCGCTGTCCCAAGAAAGATCGTCCATGTGGAAGTACTTCCACTTTTAGGCACGGGCAAGACCGATTATGTCACTTTAAAATCCATGGCAAGCGAGATAGCATGA
- a CDS encoding ArsR/SmtB family transcription factor, protein MQMEYAKDLPLEWKPMSAIFMALGDAHRQKILLLFEDGERLNAGMIAEVSPLARTTVSHHLKILHQAEVLLSEKIGKEVWFWVNKPLLEATFSNVLNYLHGN, encoded by the coding sequence ATGCAAATGGAATATGCCAAAGATTTACCGCTTGAATGGAAACCGATGTCTGCCATTTTTATGGCTTTAGGCGACGCGCATCGTCAAAAAATTCTTTTACTTTTTGAAGATGGTGAGCGTCTCAACGCAGGAATGATCGCCGAAGTATCGCCTTTGGCGCGCACCACTGTCTCGCATCACCTCAAAATCCTCCATCAAGCCGAAGTGCTTTTAAGCGAAAAGATCGGCAAAGAGGTCTGGTTTTGGGTCAATAAGCCGCTTTTAGAAGCGACCTTTAGCAATGTCTTAAATTATCTACACGGAAACTAA
- a CDS encoding amidohydrolase family protein, protein MKTIDTHVHLLSSEVSFNRVYDKVALHFFAKRFGIDAKALSKEPYKAYTDALMNSVKTSEHIEKIVLFGVDAKVDDEGNVLHQDKTVCASNEDVAVLYAQYPELIIPFFSINPKRPDALELIEKYHTLGFKGAKFLQNYWGVDTREARYRPYFEKLAALDLPLIIHVGSESSVHSYKTCESIEMLRQPLEVGVKVICAHMALSYEPRHLFKALSSNPKRFNDDYFTLLEMLKTHDNLYADVSALLTPVRAKVLRHLSTQSDIHPKLLFGSDYPVPFTTVWNSYDVSLLKRICIAQEKNVFDRYAKAMLVYFPANNPIYSNYRKVLCLE, encoded by the coding sequence ATGAAAACAATCGACACGCATGTTCACCTGCTCAGCAGTGAAGTCTCCTTCAACCGAGTTTACGACAAAGTTGCTTTACATTTTTTTGCGAAACGCTTCGGCATCGATGCTAAAGCGCTTTCAAAAGAGCCGTACAAAGCCTACACCGATGCGCTGATGAACTCGGTGAAAACCTCAGAACACATCGAAAAAATCGTGCTTTTTGGTGTGGATGCAAAGGTCGACGATGAGGGCAATGTCCTCCACCAAGATAAAACCGTTTGCGCGAGCAATGAAGATGTGGCGGTGTTGTACGCGCAGTATCCTGAGCTCATCATCCCATTTTTCTCCATCAATCCTAAACGACCCGATGCGTTGGAACTTATAGAAAAGTACCACACTTTAGGCTTTAAAGGGGCAAAATTTTTGCAAAATTATTGGGGTGTAGACACGCGTGAAGCGCGGTATCGTCCTTATTTTGAGAAGCTTGCGGCGCTGGATCTGCCTTTGATCATTCATGTGGGAAGCGAGAGCAGCGTGCATTCGTATAAAACCTGCGAGAGCATCGAGATGTTGCGCCAACCTTTGGAAGTGGGCGTGAAAGTCATTTGCGCGCACATGGCGCTCAGTTACGAGCCTCGTCACCTCTTTAAAGCACTCTCATCCAATCCCAAACGCTTTAACGATGACTATTTTACCTTGCTTGAGATGCTAAAAACGCACGATAATCTCTACGCCGATGTGTCAGCACTTCTAACACCCGTGCGCGCCAAAGTGTTGCGCCATCTCTCCACGCAAAGCGACATTCACCCCAAACTGCTCTTTGGAAGCGACTATCCTGTACCATTTACAACGGTGTGGAACAGTTACGATGTGTCTTTGTTGAAACGCATTTGCATCGCCCAAGAGAAGAATGTGTTTGATCGTTACGCCAAAGCAATGTTGGTCTATTTCCCTGCGAATAATCCTATTTATTCCAATTATCGAAAAGTTTTGTGTTTGGAGTAA
- a CDS encoding type II toxin-antitoxin system HipA family toxin gives MKEGQVVEVKLWGTTIGFLGYAPNQTQIATFEYTKTFAQSSIQLSPLVMKHPPLLHTFETISQRSFHGLAGIFADSLPDKFGNQLIDQFMADKNIPQSEVTALDRLLYVGNRGMGALEYHPLFDENKTVGIALDLHTLSALSNLLLTQKELFSQKLHSAQNRQDALNIIRVGSSAGGARSKALVAIDEKGTLYDGTIDQGVQCRYYLLKFDGAANQDKDAKDPKGMTKVEYIYSIIARKCGIELPETSFIEENGDFHFLIERFDREIVVQNDKKIVRKKHYASWAGLSHADREVTGAYSYEQLILSARALGVGEHQIKELFRRAIFNLVGRNQDDHTKNFGFLMDRTGVWSLAPAFDMTYAYDPSGKWTRVHQIRLNGKQDDFTMNDVIAFGKKCNLSEKEVKEVVAKTVDAFADFEILAQEYAVADALKKTVHSALRLKFL, from the coding sequence ATGAAAGAGGGGCAGGTCGTTGAAGTCAAACTCTGGGGTACCACCATCGGTTTTCTGGGCTATGCTCCCAACCAAACGCAAATCGCGACCTTTGAATACACCAAAACATTTGCGCAAAGCTCCATCCAACTCTCGCCCCTTGTTATGAAACATCCTCCCCTTTTACACACCTTTGAGACGATTAGTCAACGAAGTTTTCATGGGCTTGCGGGTATTTTTGCCGACTCCTTACCCGATAAATTTGGCAATCAACTCATCGATCAGTTTATGGCAGATAAAAATATACCCCAAAGCGAGGTCACAGCACTTGATAGACTCCTTTATGTCGGCAATCGAGGTATGGGCGCGTTGGAGTATCATCCCCTATTTGATGAAAATAAGACCGTGGGCATAGCGCTTGACTTGCACACACTTTCAGCGCTTTCTAACCTACTTTTAACCCAAAAAGAGCTCTTTTCGCAAAAGCTTCACAGTGCCCAAAATAGGCAAGATGCGCTTAATATCATTCGTGTCGGTTCGAGTGCGGGTGGGGCTCGGTCAAAAGCCTTAGTTGCCATCGATGAAAAGGGTACACTTTACGATGGCACAATCGACCAAGGTGTGCAGTGTCGGTACTATCTGCTCAAGTTTGATGGTGCGGCGAACCAAGATAAAGATGCAAAAGACCCCAAAGGGATGACAAAAGTTGAGTATATTTACAGCATCATCGCGCGAAAGTGTGGCATAGAACTTCCTGAAACTTCATTCATCGAAGAAAACGGGGATTTTCACTTTTTAATCGAGCGGTTTGATCGAGAGATCGTTGTACAAAACGACAAAAAAATCGTGCGCAAAAAACACTACGCCTCATGGGCAGGCTTAAGTCATGCCGATAGAGAAGTGACAGGAGCATACTCGTACGAGCAACTCATCTTAAGCGCAAGAGCGCTAGGCGTTGGGGAACATCAGATCAAAGAGCTGTTTCGCCGAGCCATTTTCAACCTTGTCGGAAGAAATCAAGATGACCATACCAAAAATTTCGGCTTTTTGATGGATAGAACGGGTGTTTGGTCGTTGGCTCCCGCGTTTGATATGACCTATGCGTACGACCCAAGCGGCAAATGGACGAGGGTTCACCAAATTCGCCTCAACGGCAAACAAGATGATTTTACGATGAACGATGTGATAGCTTTTGGCAAAAAATGCAATCTTTCCGAAAAAGAGGTCAAAGAGGTTGTTGCAAAAACAGTGGATGCGTTTGCTGATTTTGAAATTTTGGCACAAGAGTATGCGGTTGCCGATGCGCTGAAAAAGACAGTACATAGTGCTTTACGCTTGAAGTTTTTGTAA
- a CDS encoding helix-turn-helix domain-containing protein, whose amino-acid sequence MAYQLLNDEEIVKDLGQKIEYARRLKGLQSKELCEKGGAGYTAYRNLVNGKNGVSLKTFVALLRGLGELDMLEKLLASQSMYSPTGKTSEPKKRIFKKKSVAAKTMIWGDEQ is encoded by the coding sequence ATGGCATATCAACTGCTCAATGATGAAGAGATCGTCAAGGATTTAGGGCAAAAAATAGAGTATGCAAGACGCCTTAAAGGGTTACAATCCAAAGAGTTGTGTGAAAAAGGTGGTGCTGGATACACAGCGTATCGAAACTTAGTCAACGGCAAAAACGGTGTTTCACTCAAAACATTTGTGGCGTTGCTTCGTGGATTAGGCGAGCTTGACATGCTTGAAAAACTGTTGGCAAGCCAGAGCATGTACAGCCCAACAGGGAAGACGAGTGAGCCCAAAAAGAGGATATTTAAGAAAAAAAGTGTTGCTGCTAAAACAATGATTTGGGGAGATGAACAATGA
- the citG gene encoding triphosphoribosyl-dephospho-CoA synthase CitG, translating to MIGKPTSLDAILHAKEERAWKQKELLSRHPLASLISLCINIPSFIKLSHEAVVVHEIAHNALLTMLQNEGIELLACESKRSPTGAESLFTCNAEAKALKVFTCKLENAHPLGRLMDIDVLDCTGKILSRSDLVLPKRKCFVCEEEAQLCARSQKHSYTELGAHIKTLVEKHAFSDSIALWCERAMKTEVELTPKPGLVDQANSGAHRDMDIHTFYASIQAIKPFVPQWIHIAQTYAHEDAKQSFKRLREIGIACEKAMFEATSGVNTHKGMIFCLAVFCGAIGRIKASDQSFTCKSLQAQMQALCDTLVEDDLLHVKPNSAGARFFYESGSSGIRGIAQSGFAIIFEHTLPFFQACKEEEGEETALKKTLLLLMSRLDDSTLWSRGGIEGLAYAKTQAKALLHVKPNVENLDAHLRELDADMISKNLSPGGSADLLAMTWLVSSLLSS from the coding sequence CCAACATCGTTAGACGCTATTTTACACGCCAAAGAGGAGCGTGCTTGGAAGCAAAAAGAGCTTTTAAGCCGCCACCCTTTGGCGTCCCTCATTTCTCTTTGCATCAACATCCCAAGCTTTATCAAACTCTCGCACGAAGCCGTGGTCGTGCATGAAATCGCGCACAATGCGCTGTTAACAATGCTTCAAAACGAGGGCATCGAACTGCTGGCATGCGAGAGCAAACGCTCCCCAACGGGAGCCGAATCACTCTTTACATGTAACGCCGAGGCCAAGGCGCTCAAAGTCTTTACATGTAAACTCGAAAACGCCCATCCACTAGGACGTTTGATGGATATAGATGTGCTCGATTGTACGGGAAAAATTCTCTCCCGAAGTGATCTTGTACTTCCCAAACGTAAATGTTTTGTCTGCGAAGAGGAAGCACAGTTGTGCGCGCGGTCGCAAAAGCACTCGTATACTGAGCTGGGTGCGCATATAAAAACCTTGGTCGAAAAACACGCATTTTCCGACTCCATCGCCTTGTGGTGTGAACGCGCGATGAAAACCGAAGTGGAACTCACCCCAAAACCAGGTCTGGTCGACCAAGCCAACAGCGGTGCGCACCGCGATATGGACATTCACACCTTTTACGCAAGCATTCAAGCGATCAAACCGTTTGTGCCACAATGGATTCACATCGCACAAACCTACGCCCATGAGGATGCCAAACAGAGTTTTAAAAGGCTTCGAGAGATCGGCATCGCTTGCGAAAAAGCGATGTTTGAAGCCACATCGGGGGTCAATACCCATAAAGGGATGATCTTCTGCCTCGCCGTCTTCTGCGGTGCCATCGGTCGCATCAAAGCGAGCGATCAGAGCTTTACATGTAAAAGCTTACAAGCCCAAATGCAAGCCCTGTGCGACACGTTGGTCGAAGACGATCTTTTACATGTAAAGCCCAACAGCGCAGGGGCACGCTTCTTTTATGAGAGCGGAAGCAGTGGCATTCGTGGCATCGCCCAGAGTGGTTTTGCCATCATTTTTGAACACACTTTGCCGTTTTTCCAAGCATGCAAAGAAGAAGAGGGCGAAGAGACAGCGCTTAAAAAAACACTGCTGTTGCTGATGTCACGTTTAGATGACAGCACGCTCTGGTCACGAGGTGGCATCGAAGGGCTCGCTTACGCCAAAACACAAGCAAAAGCACTTTTACATGTAAAGCCAAACGTGGAAAATTTAGATGCACACTTGCGTGAGTTGGACGCTGATATGATCTCAAAAAACCTCTCACCCGGCGGCAGTGCCGATCTTTTGGCGATGACGTGGTTGGTGTCATCTCTTCTCTCATCATAA